Proteins encoded within one genomic window of Anopheles gambiae chromosome 3, idAnoGambNW_F1_1, whole genome shotgun sequence:
- the LOC133393193 gene encoding serine protease Hayan-like isoform X4: protein MTAYICVFISVLILVTTLHYSDAYWRNDLKHEAIKGLKQENILKRHKRQEVSHATADDKEGLQLEFPHIVPVALGGGGRGCLGVLLSENFVVGSAHCLHSSTSVSVHGELVNVSKIIIHPMYNARKKNYDIGLLKLAANVNIQSTVVPACLWLDDNISIANVKLIGTNEFFGINLPIEH, encoded by the exons ATGACAGCGTACATTTGTGTGTTTAtaagtgttttaattttagttACAACACTGCATT actCTGACGCTTACTGGCGTAACGATCTCAAACATGAAGCTATAAAAG GattaaaacaagaaaacattttaaaacgaCATAAGAGGCAAGAAGTTTCTCATGCAACTGCAGACGACAAAGAAGGATTGCAGCTGGAGTTTCCACATATAGTTCCTGTAGCACTTGGTGGTGGAGGACGTGGTTGCCTAGGGGTATTGCTGTCTGAAAATTTTGTCGTTGGATCAGCGCACTGTCTACACTCCAG CACTTCTGTATCAGTCCATGGAGAACTCGTTAATGTCTCAAAAATTATTATTCACCCTATGTACAACGCacgtaaaaaaaattatgatatTGGATTATTGAAGCTCGCGGCAAACGTGAA TATACAATCAACTGTTGTACCGGCCTGTCTATGGTTGGATGATAATATAAGCATTGCCAATGTTAAATTGATTGGAACAAATGAATTTTTTG gTATCAATTTGCCGATCGAACACTAA